In Daphnia magna isolate NIES linkage group LG5, ASM2063170v1.1, whole genome shotgun sequence, a single genomic region encodes these proteins:
- the LOC123472570 gene encoding GMP synthase [glutamine-hydrolyzing]-like, which translates to MPTKCLGKDMFKMTYCLRSIVFTNEDLFHNLQLPRQNSTYKTSQRTMCGILDIIALETPGAFLLQQGYKAIIISGGLNSVYAVDALLYDPAIFMLRSFSAGNFYGKQIPNKELGGTVERKDVRDGQFEIQVEMECLLFKGLETRHMVLLTHGDSVDRVAEGLRCVVKSLRHIISAIAEITESSSMI; encoded by the exons ATGCCAACCAAGTGTCTTGGGAAAGATATGTtcaag ATGACCTATTGCCTTAGATCAATTGTTTTCACAAATGAAGATTTATTCCacaatcttcagcttcccaggcagaACTCCACCTACAAAACC AGTCAGAGAACAATGTGTGGAATCTTGGATATTATAGCCCTGGAAACCCCAGGTGCCtttctgcttcaacaaggctataaagcaattataatttcaggag gtcTTAACTCAGTGTACGCGGTTGATGCCCTACTATACGACCCAGCAATCTTTATGCTGCGATCTTTCAGTGCTGGGAATTTTTATGGCAAGCAAATACCCAACAAGGAGTTAG GTGGAACGGTGGAGAGAAAAGATGTTCGCGATGGACAATTCGAGATCCAAGTAGAAATGGAGTGCCTATTGTTTAAAGGCTTAGAGACTCGGCATATGGTATTACTGACCCATGGTGACAGCGTAGACAGGGTTGCAGAAGGGTTGCGTTGCGTCGTAAAATCTTTGCGTCATATTATTTCCGCTATTGCTGAAATTACTGAGTCCAGTTCCATGATTTGA
- the LOC116923428 gene encoding condensin-2 complex subunit D3, which yields MQDNVQVYEQAVASELSQLQLDKLETNWVMEVIENDFLHCQDLPLFYDEILGECHVSARFRNLQKAFSCWLDSNSGISEDNDAMTSARQSIGNSEMPENSSSTFNTDLLNKGDKGAKFWSFLFQEKKVNIQNLLALTGFFIDRGSTLASSFDERELCFEAAKMYLTMICIPGSMAFRVFHQMLYMKALQLILLYVQIRKCQQKNATQSQQAKKGQRQPAVEVEDNEEDPPLCAEEIASIEKAISSYLDALLLVPQHLSLKRYPTILKETVECILPVINLDKGRVSLKALEIVQNFCNPLHGDAVQTVHHVFVHILPHLTLDPTDKDLNNKNLMALKEISFKLVSTFIVKFGAVIYPLLQGVIKHICTEVVDKAEYRQKTAQTALDLLQLIPTEHQLGIIRWFLLLAYAEPAYLRLLSTEILSVLLQNGRVDMLIFAVIFALCSDPSATVRAKALSILGECIESNDHSMVEMLDIMFTEDVERQIINDEENKEIDIVELLQAEGPIEMSSAFLPKASEIVSLLQERSLDEKVHVRKNALQLLLLVARRHGRYLTLDLLKLLGNACRDVAMLIRRNVAQMLTGLLSEHPENEAVQKIWAQSVLPLVLDGETRVQEKALECADQMVLRSLLGHDSWQGWTLLEVIIEEGLDIYLSKAVEVWSRQQQIPAQLPRALLANSQQRPRAALTFVAILARHAIIDANVKKFTLDYLHENVSSQNPVIVCCLQQVYKTIGACLPSMNKENIQTVRTISSRSVAHCQLPTNLISTVCDMVVYCIQQQVKDENEAQKEAALWAGEIISDCGEFLSSHLRKQDAVFPEEEEQLARRILTLGSVGLHCPRQVNKRHFLLLEHAAFQELGVDAPIPFSQSQSQPKRKLPPRLQAAAIISLGKLSIQHEEMAKQLIPGLGRLLETTPHETVRNNIVCCLCDWVIRYATAIDPVMPQVTACLRDPIPAVRKQTLVLLIHLLQEDYLKIRGTFFFRILQLACDDDEGLRVLAHFYVTQRLLHRQPTIIQQHFIESVFHFNDYKGHPTYNKFALTDRERKLFSIAGPQNAERRFQIYQFMLQNMDDEARFQLFFRLTRDVLHGVVEDVMSLKKASTEAVLKDALAVLSSEDIKLASLAASTEDDPVEKEDIAQAIVQSTKKAIIAQVVKRNVIENIVPIVVALKRKLAANKSSLMGNLMQFLRELMKDYKDEIQEILAEDRQLMAEIDFDLKRFEQQERLDAELQTSRVDRTVPPVELINPHEGEEVRTQQGDGRSRVNNSAPEFAETTDNAELSKRETDTPIGALESNPSESIPPTTVKGQEPITEANKSNAKQFTKERPNESSSPNGESEPPVGQEAPIMDTSRAFLQPEIPNVPLVRNVAAKSLLRSRIMSTPIRKVPHDDVSFQIRDVDISDIHLPDPNQSDSLPELEASAVRPKRRRR from the exons ATGCAAGATAATGTTCAAGTATATGAACAGGCTGTAGCATCAGAACTAAGTCAACTACAATTGGATAAACTTGAAACCAATTGGGTAATGGAGGTAATCGAAAACGATTTCTTGCACTGTCAAGATTTACCACTATTTTACGACGAAATTCTTGGTGAATGTCACGTCAGCGCACGATTCAGAAATTTGCAGAAAGCATTTTCATGTTGGTTAGATTCAAACAGTGGAATATCTGAAGATAACGATGCTATGACATCTGCAAGGCAATCAATCGGGAATTCAGAGATGCCAGAAAATTCATCTTCAACATTCAATACAGACCTTTTGAACAAGGGAGACAAGGGAGCCAAATTCTGGAGTTTTCTGTTTCAGGAGAAGAAAGTGAATATTCAGAACTTGTTGGCACTTActggtttttttattgataGGGGTTCAACCCTTGCAAGCAGTTTTGATGAACGTGAGCTGTGTTTTGAAGCTGCCAAGATGTATTTAACAATGATATGTATTCCTGGGAGTATGGCTTTCAGAGTCTTCCATCAAATGCTGTATATGAAGGCATTGCAACTTATTCTGCTGTATGTGCAAATCAGGAAATGCCAACAGAAAAATGCAACACAGTCTCAACAAGCAAAGAAAGGTCAGAGGCAGCCTGCAGTTGAAGTAGAAGATAATGAAGAAGACCCTCCACTTTGTGCTGAAGAAATTGCTTCAATAGAGAAAGCTATCTCAAGCTATTTGGATGCTTTATTGCTAGTTCCTCAACATCTTTCTTTGAAACGATATCCTACAATTTTGAAAGAAACTGTTGAATGCATTCTACCAGTCATCAACCTGGATAAAGGAAGGGTGAGTTTGAAGGCACTTGAAATTGTGCAAAACTTCTGCAATCCACTACATGGCGATGCCGTTCAAACTGTCCATCACGTCTTCGTGCACATTCTGCCACATCTGACACTTGATCCCACCGATAAAgatttgaataacaaaaatCTAATGGCCCTGAAAGAAATTAGCTTCAAGTTAGTAAGCACTTTCATCGTAAAGTTTGGAGCCGTTATCTACCCTCTTTTGCAAGGAGTGATTAAACATATTTGTACTGAAGTCGTCGATAAGGCCGAATATCGGCAGAAAACAGCCCAAACTGCGTTAGATTTACTTCAGCTTATTCCTACAGAGCATCAACTAG GAATAATACGTTGGTTTCTGCTACTTGCTTATGCAGAACCAGCCTATCTACGTCTTCTTTCCACGGAAATATTGTCAGTTCTATTGCAAAATGGACGAGTTGACATGCTCATTTTTGCTGTTATTTTTGCCTTGTGCTCTGATCCATCTGCAACCGTCAGAGCAAAAGCGCTTTCTATCTTGGGTGAATGTATCGAGTCAAATGATCACTCCATGGTTGAAATGCTCGATATCATGTTTACAGAGGACGTTGAGAGGCAAATAATCAATgacgaagaaaacaaagaaattgacATTGTAGAACTATTGCAAGCAGAAGGGCCCATTGAGATGAGTTCCGCATTTTTGCCAAAAGCGTCTGAAATCGTGAGTCTTCTTCAAGAACGATCCCTCGACGAAAAGGTTCACGTGCGTAAAAATGCGTTACAGTTACTGCTATTGGTAGCTCGACGACATGGACGCTATCTGACTCTTGATCTTCTCAAGCTACTTGGTAATGCTTGCCGAGATGTCGCTATGCTTATCCGTCGCAACGTAGCACAAATGTTGACGGGACTGCTGTCCGAACATCCAGAGAACGAAGCCGTACAAAAAATATGGGCACAATCGGTACTGCCTCTGGTGCTTGATGGTGAGACGCGCGTACAAGAAAAGGCTCTGGAATGTGCTGATCAGATGGTTCTGCGCTCGTTGCTTGGTCATGACAGTTGGCAAGGATGGACACTTTTAGAAGTTATAATAGAGGAAGGCCTGGACATTTATTTGAGTAAAGCGGTTGAAGTCTGGTCCCGTCAACAGCAGATTCCAGCACAACTTCCAAGAGCCTTACTCGCAAACAGCCAACAGCGCCCGCGAGCGGCACTAACCTTCGTTGCTATATTGGCTCGCCATGCAATCATTGATGCTAATGTGAAG AAATTTACCCTCGATTATCTCCATGAAAACGTTAGCTCACAGAATCCGGTGATCGTCTGTTGTTTACAGCAAGTATATAAAACCATAGGAGCATGTTTACCTAGTATGAACAAGGAGAACATACAAACTGTACG TACAATTTCAAGTCGCTCAGTTGCGCACTGCCAATTACCTACAAACCTCATCTCTACCGTTTGCGATATGGTTGTATATTGCATCCAGCAGCAAGTAAAAGATGAAAACGAAGCACAGAAAGAAGCTGCTCTCTGGGCAGGAGAAATTATATCCGATTGTGGAGAATTCCTTAGCAGCCATCTCAGGAAGCAA GACGCTGTATTTCCAGAAGAGGAGGAGCAGTTGGCACGTCGTATTCTCACGCTAGGTTCCGTTGGGTTGCACTGCCCTAGACAAGTCAACAAGCGACATTTCTTGCTGTTGGAGCACGCTGCTTTTCAAGAGCTAGGAGTTGATGCTCCGATTCCGTTCTCTCAGTCACAGTCGCAACCTAAAAGAAAGCTTCCTCCGCGGCTACAAGCGGCCGCCATCATTTCACTGGGGAAACTCAGCATTCAACATGAAGAAATGGCCAAACAG CTTATTCCGGGTTTGGGTCGTCTACTTGAAACGACTCCACACGAGACGGTCCGCAACAatattgtttgttgtttgtgcGATTGGGTAATTCGCTATGCCACCGCCATTGATCCCGTTATGCCGCAAGTAACGGCTTGTCTACGTGACCCGATCCCTGCTGTAAGGAAACAAACATTAGTCTTACTAATACATCTTCTGCAAGAAGATTACCTCAAGATTCGTGGCACCTTTTTCTTCCGCATCCTGCAATTGGCATGCGATGATGACGAGGGATTACGAGTTCTGGCACATTTCTATGTTACCCAGCGTTTACTCCACAGACAACCAACCATCATACAACAGCACTTCATTGAAAGCGTGTTCCATTTCAATGACTACAAGGGTCACCCAACGTACAATAAATTTGCCTTGACGGATAGAGAAAGAAAGTTGTTTTCCATCGCTG GACCGCAAAACGCAGAACGTCGATTCCAAATTTACCAGTTCATGTTGCAGAATATGGATGACGAGGCGCGGTTTCAACTCTTTTTCCGACTAACCCGCGATGTGCTCCACGGAGTTGTTGAGGATGTTATGTCTCTAAAAAAGGCTTCCACTGAAGCTGTTTTGAAAGATGCCCTTGCCGTACTATCGTCGGAGGATATTAAATTAGCTTCATTGGCTGCTTCTACGGAAGACGATCCCGTAGAGAAAGAAGATATAGCTCAAGCTATTGTACAGTCCACTAAGAAGGCTATCATCGCTCAG GTTGTAAAACGAAACGTTATCGAAAACATTGTACCAATCGTCGTCGCTTTAAAACGTAAACTAGCGGCCAATAAGTCATCACTGATGGGCAATCTCATGCAATTCTTACGAGAGTTGATGAAAGACTATAAAGACGAGATCCAAGAAATCCTTGCGGAGGATCGCCAGCTGATGGcagaaattgatttcgatCTTAAGCGATTTGAACAACAAGAGAGATTGGATGCTGAATTGCAGACCTCTCGAGTGGATCGAACTGTACCGCCTGTAGAGTTAATTAATCCGCACGAAGGTGAGGAAGTTAGAACTCAACAGGGTGATGGACGAAGTAGAGTCAACAATTCTGCCCCCGAATTcgcggaaacaacggacaaTGCGGAACTATCGAAGCGAGAAACTGATACCCCCATTGGAGCTTTGGAAAGTAATCCGTCTGAAAGTATTCCACCGACAACGGTAAAAGGACAAGAACCCATCACAGAAGCAAACAAAAGCAATGCAAAACAATTCACAAAGGAAAGGCCGAATGAGAGTAGTAGTCCAAATGGGGAAAGTGAGCCACCAGTAGGGCAAGAAGCACCAATAATGGATACTTCTCGTGCGTTTTTACAACCTGAAATACCAAATGTACCTCTAGTGCGCAATGTGGCGGCCAAGAGTCTTTTGAGATCGAGAATTATGAGCACTCCTATCCGAAAGGTCCCACACGATGACGTTAGTTTCCAAATACGAGATGTAGATATAAGTGACATTCATCTACCCGATCCTAACCAAAGTGACTCCCTGCCCGAGCTCGAGGCCTCAGCGGTGCGACCAAAAAGAAGACGTCGTTAA